A section of the Streptomyces sp. SCL15-4 genome encodes:
- a CDS encoding TetR/AcrR family transcriptional regulator: MAVRRAVPEVIWARPGRAGRGPKPAYTRDDIAAAAVRIADERGLDAVSMRHVAAELGCGTMSLYNYVPRKEDLYELMVDAAGGEHEPWEPSGDWRADMRRVARQTRELMRRHPWLPRLMSPVYGFSPNALRYLEHCLACLDPLEERYGTKLELIAMLNGMVTTYVRNELDTAERVRALPWSEDEENAARIAYLGGRLATGAYPRMAAAFTEDAGPIDPEAVFERAVDRVIDAFASRREP, encoded by the coding sequence ATGGCAGTCCGACGGGCCGTACCCGAGGTGATCTGGGCGCGCCCCGGGCGGGCCGGCCGGGGCCCGAAACCGGCGTACACGCGCGACGACATCGCCGCCGCCGCCGTCCGGATCGCCGACGAACGGGGGCTCGACGCGGTGTCGATGCGGCACGTCGCCGCCGAACTGGGCTGCGGCACCATGTCGCTCTACAACTACGTCCCCCGCAAGGAGGACCTGTACGAGCTGATGGTGGACGCGGCCGGCGGCGAGCACGAGCCGTGGGAGCCGAGCGGCGACTGGCGGGCCGACATGCGCCGCGTGGCCCGGCAGACGCGCGAGCTGATGCGCCGGCACCCGTGGCTGCCGCGCCTGATGTCCCCCGTCTACGGCTTCAGCCCGAACGCCCTGCGCTACCTGGAACACTGCCTGGCCTGCCTGGACCCGCTGGAGGAGCGGTACGGCACCAAGCTGGAGCTGATCGCCATGCTGAACGGCATGGTCACGACCTACGTCCGCAACGAACTCGACACCGCCGAGCGGGTCCGTGCCCTGCCGTGGTCCGAGGACGAGGAGAACGCGGCCCGCATCGCCTACCTGGGCGGCCGGCTCGCCACCGGCGCGTACCCGCGCATGGCGGCGGCGTTCACCGAGGACGCCGGGCCCATCGACCCGGAGGCGGTGTTCGAACGGGCGGTGGACCGGGTCATCGACGCGTTCGCGTCGCGCCGGGAGCCGTGA
- a CDS encoding nucleotidyltransferase domain-containing protein has translation MRDQERARRQLALVAEVLEAARDACVPLWLRGGWAMDFFLGWVTRDHGDIDWFAWARDAPALAGILSRLGHTPVPGPPADLQLDYVKDGLDSSFTLIDRDARGRVTVAGCPWAGTPWPDGLLGTEPGRIGALRAPIVDPRVQIEIKRMMPVWDPSRPRRAKDAEDIARLEAALRTRTAG, from the coding sequence GTGAGGGACCAGGAGCGTGCCCGGCGCCAACTCGCCCTGGTGGCCGAGGTGCTGGAGGCGGCCCGGGACGCCTGCGTCCCGCTCTGGCTGCGCGGCGGCTGGGCCATGGACTTCTTCCTCGGCTGGGTCACCCGCGACCACGGCGACATCGACTGGTTCGCCTGGGCACGGGACGCCCCGGCCCTCGCCGGAATCCTCTCCCGGCTCGGCCACACACCGGTGCCGGGGCCGCCCGCGGATCTCCAGCTCGACTACGTCAAGGACGGCCTGGACAGCAGCTTCACCCTGATCGACCGGGACGCGCGGGGACGGGTCACGGTGGCCGGCTGCCCCTGGGCCGGCACGCCCTGGCCGGACGGGCTGCTCGGCACCGAGCCCGGCCGGATCGGAGCGCTCCGGGCACCCATCGTCGACCCGCGCGTCCAGATCGAGATCAAGCGCATGATGCCGGTCTGGGACCCCTCCCGGCCCCGCCGCGCCAAGGACGCCGAGGACATCGCCCGGCTTGAGGCCGCCCTGCGCACCCGTACGGCGGGCTAG
- a CDS encoding type ISP restriction/modification enzyme has protein sequence MPTVTHDDAPLLADLMPWSVAPLRPGRAWPVAADPRSLRARWDALLKAEGAQREALFEPTRARTLTSAVGQLPGQSTGTRRLARAEGACAEPVRVLAAPFDERWLIPDHRLIDAARPELWRVADARQVFTVETGDADLPLLATALLPTVRPGRVRPLYRRPGGTEPNLAPGLVEHLSARLGARASAADVLAWTVAAVRPDLTVPLTDDRGLWAAGVEWGRRALWLMCRDGERPRLPGGRRPYVRAPLPGRPQTLRYDPGEEALHLDEGRISPVPAEAWEFEVAGVRVLESWFAARTGPAEPGTLAAIRPATWPQSWTSELLELITVLTLLARTRTARAGLRPVPAVTAGELRRAGVLPVPGSARRPASVLGHQEEGPEGQFALL, from the coding sequence ATGCCCACCGTGACGCATGACGACGCTCCGCTGCTGGCGGACCTCATGCCGTGGTCCGTCGCACCGTTGCGGCCGGGCCGTGCCTGGCCGGTGGCCGCCGATCCCCGCTCGCTGCGGGCCCGCTGGGACGCCCTGCTGAAGGCCGAGGGGGCACAGCGGGAGGCGCTGTTCGAGCCGACCCGGGCCCGTACGCTCACCTCGGCCGTGGGTCAGTTGCCCGGTCAGTCCACGGGTACGCGGCGGCTGGCGCGGGCCGAGGGTGCCTGTGCGGAGCCCGTGCGGGTGCTGGCCGCGCCGTTCGACGAGCGGTGGCTGATCCCGGACCACCGGCTGATCGACGCGGCCCGCCCGGAGCTGTGGCGGGTGGCGGACGCGCGGCAGGTGTTCACGGTGGAGACGGGTGACGCGGACCTGCCGCTGCTGGCGACCGCGCTCCTGCCGACCGTGCGCCCCGGCCGCGTCCGCCCGCTGTACCGCCGGCCCGGCGGCACCGAACCGAACCTGGCTCCGGGCCTGGTGGAGCACCTGTCGGCCCGCCTGGGCGCGCGCGCCTCGGCGGCGGACGTGCTGGCGTGGACCGTGGCGGCCGTCCGGCCGGACCTCACCGTGCCGCTCACCGACGACCGCGGCCTGTGGGCGGCCGGAGTGGAGTGGGGCCGCCGGGCGCTGTGGCTGATGTGCCGGGACGGGGAGCGGCCGAGGCTGCCGGGCGGCCGTCGGCCGTACGTCCGCGCGCCCCTGCCGGGCCGTCCGCAGACGCTGCGCTACGACCCCGGCGAGGAGGCCCTGCACCTGGACGAGGGCCGGATCTCGCCCGTCCCGGCCGAGGCCTGGGAGTTCGAGGTGGCCGGGGTCCGGGTCCTGGAGTCCTGGTTCGCGGCCCGTACCGGTCCGGCCGAGCCGGGCACGCTCGCCGCGATCCGTCCGGCGACCTGGCCGCAGAGCTGGACCTCGGAGCTGCTGGAGCTGATCACGGTGCTGACGCTGCTGGCGCGGACGCGGACGGCGCGTGCCGGGTTGCGGCCGGTGCCGGCGGTGACGGCGGGTGAGCTGCGGCGGGCGGGCGTGCTGCCGGTTCCCGGGTCCGCCCGCCGTCCCGCCTCGGTGCTGGGCCACCAGGAGGAGGGCCCGGAGGGGCAGTTCGCGCTGCTCTAG